A portion of the Glycine max cultivar Williams 82 chromosome 10, Glycine_max_v4.0, whole genome shotgun sequence genome contains these proteins:
- the LOC100819075 gene encoding tRNA pseudouridine(38/39) synthase isoform X3 gives MATQLSDAELITSLQARVKELETENAKLLSQLADCRSHEMEKKVYVPDERGGKSKKGNRKSEEKIEKMPGYNTRFMSHHSRRYVALKVMYFGKRFYGFASEAQMEPTVESELFKAFEKTRLLVGNKKESQYSRCGRTDKGVSSVGQVIALFLRSNLKISETNNGNSGVVLDEQHEGEIDYVRVLNRVLPNDIRIMGWCPAPVDFHARFSCLSREYKYFFWKENLNIQAMESAGNKLVGEHDFRNFCKMDAANVHNYRRRIKLFEISPTDVRYNDNQLWVIKIRGSAFLWHQVRCMVVVLFMVGKGLESPNVIDMLLDTARILRKPQYTMASEVPLVLQSCEFDNIKFMCSSEAGEALHVHLVNECQIYQLQAAIFHEALLNYQSLLHFQGSKKKVSHVPLMSRPTEPSYEERRAKLNTVA, from the exons ATGGCGACGCAACTGAGCGATGCGGAACTCATAACCAGCTTGCAAGCCAGGGTCAAG GAATTAGAAACTGAGAATGCAAAGTTATTGTCCCAACTTGCTGATTGCCGCAGTCACGAG ATGGAGAAAAAAGTATATGTCCCTGATGAGAGAGGcgggaaatcaaaaaaaggcaACAGGAAATCTGAAGAGAAGATAGAGAAAATGCCAG GCTATAACACAAGGTTTATGAGTCATCATAGCAGGAGATATGTAGCTTTAAAAGTCATGTACTTTGGAAAAAG GTTTTATGGTTTTGCTTCAGAGGCACAAATGGAACCAACTGTTGAg TCTGAACTTTTTAAAGCTTTTGAGAAAACAAGGCTATTGGTTGGCAATAAGAAGGAATCACAGTATTCAAGATGTGGTAGAACAGACAAGGGGGTTTCCTCTGTTGGACAA GTGATAGCTCTTTTCCTAAGATCAAACCTCAAGATATCTGAAACAAATAATGGAAATTCTGGAGTTGTTTTGGATGAGCAACATG AAGGGGAAATAGATTATGTTAGAGTGCTAAATCGTGTCCTTCCAAATGACATTAGAATTATGGGCTGGTGTCCTGCTCCTGTGGATTTCCATGCAAG GTTCAGCTGTTTAAGCAGGGagtataaatatttcttttggaAAGAAAACTTGAACATCCAA GCCATGGAGAGTGCTGGAAACAAACTTGTAGGAGAACATGACTTTAGAAACTTCTGTAAAATGGATGCAGCAAATGTGCACAACTACAGGCGGCGCATCAAGTTGTTTGAGATTTCTCCTACAGATGTGAG GTACAATGATAATCAACTTTGGGTGATCAAGATAAGAGGTAGTGCCTTTCTATGGCATCAGGTTCGCTGCATGGTTGTTGTTCTATTCATGGTTGGCAAAGGTCTTGAATCTCCAAAT GTGATTGATATGCTACTGGACACTGCTAGGATCCTAAGGAAACCCCAGTACACTATGGCTTCAGAGGTTCCATTGGTTCTTCAGTCCTGTGAATTTGACAACATTAAGTTTATGTGTTCATCAG AGGCGGGAGAAGCGTTGCATGTACACTTGGTGAATGAATGCCAAATTTACCAGCTTCAAGCTGCAATCTTTCATGAAGCTCTTCTTAATT ATCAAAGCTTGCTGCATTTTCAAGgatccaagaagaaagtttcCCATGTCCCTCTTATGTCACGACCAACTGAGC CATCATATGAAGAACGCCGAGCCAAACTCAACACAGTTGCATGA
- the LOC100819075 gene encoding tRNA pseudouridine(38/39) synthase isoform X2, with protein sequence MATQLSDAELITSLQARVKELETENAKLLSQLADCRSHEMEKKVYVPDERGGKSKKGNRKSEEKIEKMPGYNTRFMSHHSRRYVALKVMYFGKRFYGFASEAQMEPTVESELFKAFEKTRLLVGNKKESQYSRCGRTDKGVSSVGQVIALFLRSNLKISETNNGNSGVVLDEQHGEIDYVRVLNRVLPNDIRIMGWCPAPVDFHARFSCLSREYKYFFWKENLNIQAMESAGNKLVGEHDFRNFCKMDAANVHNYRRRIKLFEISPTDVRYNDNQLWVIKIRGSAFLWHQVRCMVVVLFMVGKGLESPNVIDMLLDTARILRKPQYTMASEVPLVLQSCEFDNIKFMCSSEAGEALHVHLVNECQIYQLQAAIFHEALLNCVPLSNDQSLLHFQGSKKKVSHVPLMSRPTEPSYEERRAKLNTVA encoded by the exons ATGGCGACGCAACTGAGCGATGCGGAACTCATAACCAGCTTGCAAGCCAGGGTCAAG GAATTAGAAACTGAGAATGCAAAGTTATTGTCCCAACTTGCTGATTGCCGCAGTCACGAG ATGGAGAAAAAAGTATATGTCCCTGATGAGAGAGGcgggaaatcaaaaaaaggcaACAGGAAATCTGAAGAGAAGATAGAGAAAATGCCAG GCTATAACACAAGGTTTATGAGTCATCATAGCAGGAGATATGTAGCTTTAAAAGTCATGTACTTTGGAAAAAG GTTTTATGGTTTTGCTTCAGAGGCACAAATGGAACCAACTGTTGAg TCTGAACTTTTTAAAGCTTTTGAGAAAACAAGGCTATTGGTTGGCAATAAGAAGGAATCACAGTATTCAAGATGTGGTAGAACAGACAAGGGGGTTTCCTCTGTTGGACAA GTGATAGCTCTTTTCCTAAGATCAAACCTCAAGATATCTGAAACAAATAATGGAAATTCTGGAGTTGTTTTGGATGAGCAACATG GGGAAATAGATTATGTTAGAGTGCTAAATCGTGTCCTTCCAAATGACATTAGAATTATGGGCTGGTGTCCTGCTCCTGTGGATTTCCATGCAAG GTTCAGCTGTTTAAGCAGGGagtataaatatttcttttggaAAGAAAACTTGAACATCCAA GCCATGGAGAGTGCTGGAAACAAACTTGTAGGAGAACATGACTTTAGAAACTTCTGTAAAATGGATGCAGCAAATGTGCACAACTACAGGCGGCGCATCAAGTTGTTTGAGATTTCTCCTACAGATGTGAG GTACAATGATAATCAACTTTGGGTGATCAAGATAAGAGGTAGTGCCTTTCTATGGCATCAGGTTCGCTGCATGGTTGTTGTTCTATTCATGGTTGGCAAAGGTCTTGAATCTCCAAAT GTGATTGATATGCTACTGGACACTGCTAGGATCCTAAGGAAACCCCAGTACACTATGGCTTCAGAGGTTCCATTGGTTCTTCAGTCCTGTGAATTTGACAACATTAAGTTTATGTGTTCATCAG AGGCGGGAGAAGCGTTGCATGTACACTTGGTGAATGAATGCCAAATTTACCAGCTTCAAGCTGCAATCTTTCATGAAGCTCTTCTTAATTGTGTGCCTCTATCAAATG ATCAAAGCTTGCTGCATTTTCAAGgatccaagaagaaagtttcCCATGTCCCTCTTATGTCACGACCAACTGAGC CATCATATGAAGAACGCCGAGCCAAACTCAACACAGTTGCATGA
- the LOC100819075 gene encoding tRNA pseudouridine(38/39) synthase isoform X5, giving the protein MATQLSDAELITSLQARVKMEKKVYVPDERGGKSKKGNRKSEEKIEKMPGYNTRFMSHHSRRYVALKVMYFGKRFYGFASEAQMEPTVESELFKAFEKTRLLVGNKKESQYSRCGRTDKGVSSVGQVIALFLRSNLKISETNNGNSGVVLDEQHEGEIDYVRVLNRVLPNDIRIMGWCPAPVDFHARFSCLSREYKYFFWKENLNIQAMESAGNKLVGEHDFRNFCKMDAANVHNYRRRIKLFEISPTDVRYNDNQLWVIKIRGSAFLWHQVRCMVVVLFMVGKGLESPNVIDMLLDTARILRKPQYTMASEVPLVLQSCEFDNIKFMCSSEAGEALHVHLVNECQIYQLQAAIFHEALLNCVPLSNDQSLLHFQGSKKKVSHVPLMSRPTEPSYEERRAKLNTVA; this is encoded by the exons ATGGCGACGCAACTGAGCGATGCGGAACTCATAACCAGCTTGCAAGCCAGGGTCAAG ATGGAGAAAAAAGTATATGTCCCTGATGAGAGAGGcgggaaatcaaaaaaaggcaACAGGAAATCTGAAGAGAAGATAGAGAAAATGCCAG GCTATAACACAAGGTTTATGAGTCATCATAGCAGGAGATATGTAGCTTTAAAAGTCATGTACTTTGGAAAAAG GTTTTATGGTTTTGCTTCAGAGGCACAAATGGAACCAACTGTTGAg TCTGAACTTTTTAAAGCTTTTGAGAAAACAAGGCTATTGGTTGGCAATAAGAAGGAATCACAGTATTCAAGATGTGGTAGAACAGACAAGGGGGTTTCCTCTGTTGGACAA GTGATAGCTCTTTTCCTAAGATCAAACCTCAAGATATCTGAAACAAATAATGGAAATTCTGGAGTTGTTTTGGATGAGCAACATG AAGGGGAAATAGATTATGTTAGAGTGCTAAATCGTGTCCTTCCAAATGACATTAGAATTATGGGCTGGTGTCCTGCTCCTGTGGATTTCCATGCAAG GTTCAGCTGTTTAAGCAGGGagtataaatatttcttttggaAAGAAAACTTGAACATCCAA GCCATGGAGAGTGCTGGAAACAAACTTGTAGGAGAACATGACTTTAGAAACTTCTGTAAAATGGATGCAGCAAATGTGCACAACTACAGGCGGCGCATCAAGTTGTTTGAGATTTCTCCTACAGATGTGAG GTACAATGATAATCAACTTTGGGTGATCAAGATAAGAGGTAGTGCCTTTCTATGGCATCAGGTTCGCTGCATGGTTGTTGTTCTATTCATGGTTGGCAAAGGTCTTGAATCTCCAAAT GTGATTGATATGCTACTGGACACTGCTAGGATCCTAAGGAAACCCCAGTACACTATGGCTTCAGAGGTTCCATTGGTTCTTCAGTCCTGTGAATTTGACAACATTAAGTTTATGTGTTCATCAG AGGCGGGAGAAGCGTTGCATGTACACTTGGTGAATGAATGCCAAATTTACCAGCTTCAAGCTGCAATCTTTCATGAAGCTCTTCTTAATTGTGTGCCTCTATCAAATG ATCAAAGCTTGCTGCATTTTCAAGgatccaagaagaaagtttcCCATGTCCCTCTTATGTCACGACCAACTGAGC CATCATATGAAGAACGCCGAGCCAAACTCAACACAGTTGCATGA
- the LOC100819075 gene encoding tRNA pseudouridine(38/39) synthase isoform X1 — protein MATQLSDAELITSLQARVKELETENAKLLSQLADCRSHEMEKKVYVPDERGGKSKKGNRKSEEKIEKMPGYNTRFMSHHSRRYVALKVMYFGKRFYGFASEAQMEPTVESELFKAFEKTRLLVGNKKESQYSRCGRTDKGVSSVGQVIALFLRSNLKISETNNGNSGVVLDEQHEGEIDYVRVLNRVLPNDIRIMGWCPAPVDFHARFSCLSREYKYFFWKENLNIQAMESAGNKLVGEHDFRNFCKMDAANVHNYRRRIKLFEISPTDVRYNDNQLWVIKIRGSAFLWHQVRCMVVVLFMVGKGLESPNVIDMLLDTARILRKPQYTMASEVPLVLQSCEFDNIKFMCSSEAGEALHVHLVNECQIYQLQAAIFHEALLNCVPLSNDQSLLHFQGSKKKVSHVPLMSRPTEPSYEERRAKLNTVA, from the exons ATGGCGACGCAACTGAGCGATGCGGAACTCATAACCAGCTTGCAAGCCAGGGTCAAG GAATTAGAAACTGAGAATGCAAAGTTATTGTCCCAACTTGCTGATTGCCGCAGTCACGAG ATGGAGAAAAAAGTATATGTCCCTGATGAGAGAGGcgggaaatcaaaaaaaggcaACAGGAAATCTGAAGAGAAGATAGAGAAAATGCCAG GCTATAACACAAGGTTTATGAGTCATCATAGCAGGAGATATGTAGCTTTAAAAGTCATGTACTTTGGAAAAAG GTTTTATGGTTTTGCTTCAGAGGCACAAATGGAACCAACTGTTGAg TCTGAACTTTTTAAAGCTTTTGAGAAAACAAGGCTATTGGTTGGCAATAAGAAGGAATCACAGTATTCAAGATGTGGTAGAACAGACAAGGGGGTTTCCTCTGTTGGACAA GTGATAGCTCTTTTCCTAAGATCAAACCTCAAGATATCTGAAACAAATAATGGAAATTCTGGAGTTGTTTTGGATGAGCAACATG AAGGGGAAATAGATTATGTTAGAGTGCTAAATCGTGTCCTTCCAAATGACATTAGAATTATGGGCTGGTGTCCTGCTCCTGTGGATTTCCATGCAAG GTTCAGCTGTTTAAGCAGGGagtataaatatttcttttggaAAGAAAACTTGAACATCCAA GCCATGGAGAGTGCTGGAAACAAACTTGTAGGAGAACATGACTTTAGAAACTTCTGTAAAATGGATGCAGCAAATGTGCACAACTACAGGCGGCGCATCAAGTTGTTTGAGATTTCTCCTACAGATGTGAG GTACAATGATAATCAACTTTGGGTGATCAAGATAAGAGGTAGTGCCTTTCTATGGCATCAGGTTCGCTGCATGGTTGTTGTTCTATTCATGGTTGGCAAAGGTCTTGAATCTCCAAAT GTGATTGATATGCTACTGGACACTGCTAGGATCCTAAGGAAACCCCAGTACACTATGGCTTCAGAGGTTCCATTGGTTCTTCAGTCCTGTGAATTTGACAACATTAAGTTTATGTGTTCATCAG AGGCGGGAGAAGCGTTGCATGTACACTTGGTGAATGAATGCCAAATTTACCAGCTTCAAGCTGCAATCTTTCATGAAGCTCTTCTTAATTGTGTGCCTCTATCAAATG ATCAAAGCTTGCTGCATTTTCAAGgatccaagaagaaagtttcCCATGTCCCTCTTATGTCACGACCAACTGAGC CATCATATGAAGAACGCCGAGCCAAACTCAACACAGTTGCATGA
- the LOC100819075 gene encoding tRNA pseudouridine(38/39) synthase isoform X4 translates to MATQLSDAELITSLQARVKELETENAKLLSQLADCRSHEMEKKVYVPDERGGKSKKGNRKSEEKIEKMPGYNTRFMSHHSRRYVALKVMYFGKRFYGFASEAQMEPTVESELFKAFEKTRLLVGNKKESQYSRCGRTDKGVSSVGQVIALFLRSNLKISETNNGNSGVVLDEQHEGEIDYVRVLNRVLPNDIRIMGWCPAPVDFHARFSCLSREYKYFFWKENLNIQAMESAGNKLVGEHDFRNFCKMDAANVHNYRRRIKLFEISPTDVRYNDNQLWVIKIRGSAFLWHQVRCMVVVLFMVGKGLESPNVIDMLLDTARILRKPQYTMASEVPLVLQSCEFDNIKFMCSSEAGEALHVHLVNECQIYQLQAAIFHEALLNCVPLSNGVANASKLAAFSRIQEESFPCPSYVTTN, encoded by the exons ATGGCGACGCAACTGAGCGATGCGGAACTCATAACCAGCTTGCAAGCCAGGGTCAAG GAATTAGAAACTGAGAATGCAAAGTTATTGTCCCAACTTGCTGATTGCCGCAGTCACGAG ATGGAGAAAAAAGTATATGTCCCTGATGAGAGAGGcgggaaatcaaaaaaaggcaACAGGAAATCTGAAGAGAAGATAGAGAAAATGCCAG GCTATAACACAAGGTTTATGAGTCATCATAGCAGGAGATATGTAGCTTTAAAAGTCATGTACTTTGGAAAAAG GTTTTATGGTTTTGCTTCAGAGGCACAAATGGAACCAACTGTTGAg TCTGAACTTTTTAAAGCTTTTGAGAAAACAAGGCTATTGGTTGGCAATAAGAAGGAATCACAGTATTCAAGATGTGGTAGAACAGACAAGGGGGTTTCCTCTGTTGGACAA GTGATAGCTCTTTTCCTAAGATCAAACCTCAAGATATCTGAAACAAATAATGGAAATTCTGGAGTTGTTTTGGATGAGCAACATG AAGGGGAAATAGATTATGTTAGAGTGCTAAATCGTGTCCTTCCAAATGACATTAGAATTATGGGCTGGTGTCCTGCTCCTGTGGATTTCCATGCAAG GTTCAGCTGTTTAAGCAGGGagtataaatatttcttttggaAAGAAAACTTGAACATCCAA GCCATGGAGAGTGCTGGAAACAAACTTGTAGGAGAACATGACTTTAGAAACTTCTGTAAAATGGATGCAGCAAATGTGCACAACTACAGGCGGCGCATCAAGTTGTTTGAGATTTCTCCTACAGATGTGAG GTACAATGATAATCAACTTTGGGTGATCAAGATAAGAGGTAGTGCCTTTCTATGGCATCAGGTTCGCTGCATGGTTGTTGTTCTATTCATGGTTGGCAAAGGTCTTGAATCTCCAAAT GTGATTGATATGCTACTGGACACTGCTAGGATCCTAAGGAAACCCCAGTACACTATGGCTTCAGAGGTTCCATTGGTTCTTCAGTCCTGTGAATTTGACAACATTAAGTTTATGTGTTCATCAG AGGCGGGAGAAGCGTTGCATGTACACTTGGTGAATGAATGCCAAATTTACCAGCTTCAAGCTGCAATCTTTCATGAAGCTCTTCTTAATTGTGTGCCTCTATCAAATGGTGTTGCAAATGC ATCAAAGCTTGCTGCATTTTCAAGgatccaagaagaaagtttcCCATGTCCCTCTTATGTCACGACCAACTGA
- the LOC100819075 gene encoding tRNA pseudouridine(38/39) synthase isoform X6 encodes MATQLSDAELITSLQARVKELETENAKLLSQLADCRSHEMEKKVYVPDERGGKSKKGNRKSEEKIEKMPGYNTRFMSHHSRRYVALKVMYFGKRFYGFASEAQMEPTVESELFKAFEKTRLLVGNKKESQYSRCGRTDKGVSSVGQVIALFLRSNLKISETNNGNSGVVLDEQHEGEIDYVRVLNRVLPNDIRIMGWCPAPVDFHARFSCLSREYKYFFWKENLNIQAMESAGNKLVGEHDFRNFCKMDAANVHNYRRRIKLFEISPTDVRYNDNQLWVIKIRGSAFLWHQVRCMVVVLFMVGKGLESPNVIDMLLDTARILRKPQYTMASEVPLVLQSCEFDNIKFMCSSGISDL; translated from the exons ATGGCGACGCAACTGAGCGATGCGGAACTCATAACCAGCTTGCAAGCCAGGGTCAAG GAATTAGAAACTGAGAATGCAAAGTTATTGTCCCAACTTGCTGATTGCCGCAGTCACGAG ATGGAGAAAAAAGTATATGTCCCTGATGAGAGAGGcgggaaatcaaaaaaaggcaACAGGAAATCTGAAGAGAAGATAGAGAAAATGCCAG GCTATAACACAAGGTTTATGAGTCATCATAGCAGGAGATATGTAGCTTTAAAAGTCATGTACTTTGGAAAAAG GTTTTATGGTTTTGCTTCAGAGGCACAAATGGAACCAACTGTTGAg TCTGAACTTTTTAAAGCTTTTGAGAAAACAAGGCTATTGGTTGGCAATAAGAAGGAATCACAGTATTCAAGATGTGGTAGAACAGACAAGGGGGTTTCCTCTGTTGGACAA GTGATAGCTCTTTTCCTAAGATCAAACCTCAAGATATCTGAAACAAATAATGGAAATTCTGGAGTTGTTTTGGATGAGCAACATG AAGGGGAAATAGATTATGTTAGAGTGCTAAATCGTGTCCTTCCAAATGACATTAGAATTATGGGCTGGTGTCCTGCTCCTGTGGATTTCCATGCAAG GTTCAGCTGTTTAAGCAGGGagtataaatatttcttttggaAAGAAAACTTGAACATCCAA GCCATGGAGAGTGCTGGAAACAAACTTGTAGGAGAACATGACTTTAGAAACTTCTGTAAAATGGATGCAGCAAATGTGCACAACTACAGGCGGCGCATCAAGTTGTTTGAGATTTCTCCTACAGATGTGAG GTACAATGATAATCAACTTTGGGTGATCAAGATAAGAGGTAGTGCCTTTCTATGGCATCAGGTTCGCTGCATGGTTGTTGTTCTATTCATGGTTGGCAAAGGTCTTGAATCTCCAAAT GTGATTGATATGCTACTGGACACTGCTAGGATCCTAAGGAAACCCCAGTACACTATGGCTTCAGAGGTTCCATTGGTTCTTCAGTCCTGTGAATTTGACAACATTAAGTTTATGTGTTCATCAGGTATTTCTGATTTGTAA